The following coding sequences lie in one Acropora palmata chromosome 3, jaAcrPala1.3, whole genome shotgun sequence genomic window:
- the LOC141877655 gene encoding putative G-protein coupled receptor No18 gives MSASNSSSQNISNNAGPEFSLGQVIVQASFVIFILILDVCGNCLVIGAILRYRRLRTITNYFIISLAISDLLIAALSMPFRIHHTLKGLVWNLGIKICEFWVFVDLLCSCASISNLSLISIDRFLALTFPLSYRGIMTKTRGIAAIAFVWVYSCVIASLSFTKWSENARISATKQCLKSDKYYYIFAITAGFFLPLTILVINYSLVFRVAFIQAKKVQFIKLTAMESAESRENHSQTVDSRPSVVSVGRIERKKRRSILRELKATKTLAIVIGTFIVCWLPFFIIMLTTQFYPTSLASLHPSAQKFVAAAFAYVLPLLNSAVNPIIYSSFNSDFRFAFKDIFLRIFVRKQDNFRQRSSSAGEDMVSFQTFIHNNCNNGKIPNILIQDSNSNSEEGEKLS, from the coding sequence ATGAGTGCCTCTAACTCGTCCAGCCAAAATATTAGTAATAATGCTGGCCCTGAGTTCAGCCTTGGACAAGTCATCGTGCAGGCCAGCTtcgtcatttttattttaattctaGACGTCTGTGGGAATTGTTTAGTTATAGGAGCGATACTTCGTTATCGACGGCTTCGAACCATCacaaattatttcataatCTCGTTGGCCATATCAGATCTTCTCATCGCAGCACTTTCGATGCCTTTTCGCATACATCATACGCTAAAGGGGTTAGTTTGGAATCTCGGAATCAAGATTTGTGAATTTTGGGTCTTTGTGGACCTTCTATGCTCGTGCGCTTCCATTTCAAACTTGAGCTTGATCTCTATCGACCGATTTTTAGCACTGACGTTCCCTTTAAGTTACAGAGGCATTATGACCAAAACAAGGGGAATCGCTGCCATAGCTTTCGTTTGGGTATACTCTTGCGTGattgcttcactttctttcACAAAGTGGTCAGAAAACGCGAGAATCAGCGCAACGAAACAATGCCTGAAATCGgacaaatattattatatatttgcAATCACGGCAGGGTTTTTTCTACCACTGACTATTCTGGTGATAAACTATTCACTGGTTTTTCGAGTGGCTTTCATCCAAGCCAAGAAAGTACAGTTCATAAAATTAACTGCTATGGAGTCTGCCGAATCAAGAGAGAATCACAGCCAAACAGTAGATTCTCGGCCCAGCGTCGTTAGCGTTGGACGGATTGAGCGTAAAAAGCGAAGATCTATCTTAAGAGAGTTGAAAGCCACAAAGACACTAGCTATCGTCATCGGCACTTTTATAGTCTGTTGGTTACCTTTCTTCATCATTATGTTGACGACACAGTTTTACCCAACAAGTTTGGCGTCTCTGCACCCCAGCGCACAGAAATTCGTGGCTGCAGCGTTTGCATATGTTCTCCCATTGCTGAATTCAGCAGTGAATCCTATTATCTACTCTAGCTTTAACAGCGATTTCAGATTTGCATTTAAGGACATCTTTCTGCGTATCTTTGTACGAAAGCAGGACAACTTCAGACAAAGATCATCTTCGGCAGGTGAAGACATGGTTTCGTTTCAAACCTTTATTCATAACAACTGCAATAATGGCAAGATTCCAAATATACTTATCCAGGACTCAAATTCCAATTCTGAAGAGGGCGAAAAATTGAGTTAG